A stretch of the Rhizomicrobium sp. genome encodes the following:
- a CDS encoding GGDEF and EAL domain-containing protein, with the protein MKRFAVIAALVAIVLSALAAAAPAARPSIDFAGPDGVVEVAEALAPYHAPSAKPGSDTPGWYLFTATNSSIRPASRVLVAAQPQSVSFRFLPRPTRPAIIAVASSDSLVVIDKMSAYGRRAFRVIVPPATSVAIAVQVANTAEPPALLAWTEPALANHNRQLAIFTTAVWAVIGAAALLAAGLAATLGHAPARWAAITLALLLFERLSETGLFDGSLATAVGGPYGLMAMFAGLSLAAGAALADAIVPLDDLWPRHVRRFRLGLLGICAISLLAYLGIPGATILADSFVVLGTPAIAVYLVYRGRLGAQAARVAAPSALVLALVALASAAATLNNTGESWATSAAGGFAAAGALLLALAVAAGEGIAVLPFQSIAAAPEGEPDYVPLPSEPAGSGGFTSPAVLAISAAHQGVFDLDFDFEVVKLSREAASLIGITESGARVGHEAWLARIHPDDRDVYWQALDDYRSHPGIAFRVEFRVRHENGRYPWFELRATMLGDQAPSTRCLGLIADVTMRKEGEAELMQRALRDPLTGLGNRVALMEELEQLGPRFPGATFALLDVDRFKSIHASLGDAGGDELLAQVADRLSKRFKGRADVFRVGGDAFAILISRGKADVAALGAELLETCAAPYDLDGRSIYAQAGIGLATGRDARDPFDLLKNAELALLQAKRAGGACARTYTRDLELLAPGDAVALETDLRRAVEDRQLELYYQPIVRLADESVAGFEALLRWNHPTKGLVSPVDFIAHSEETGTIVALGRFALERAAHDVAHWQRFFPLEPPLFVSVNVSRRQLRDADFTAFLGTLLRNEAVAPGTLKLEVTESAVAASHDLHDALDQCRALGAGISIDDFGTGVSSLSQLKTLPFDTIKIDQSFLTRHADGDAAADGETVLKSIVSLAHDLGRSVVVEGVENGKDVAWLKALGCEFAQGYYFSEPLPPAQALQYIALHFGSGAAGLRGQA; encoded by the coding sequence ATGAAACGATTCGCCGTCATCGCGGCCTTGGTCGCCATCGTGCTTTCGGCGCTCGCCGCCGCGGCGCCTGCGGCGCGGCCGTCGATCGACTTCGCCGGCCCCGACGGCGTGGTCGAGGTCGCCGAAGCCTTGGCGCCCTATCACGCACCGTCCGCCAAGCCGGGGTCCGACACGCCCGGCTGGTATCTCTTCACCGCCACCAATTCCTCGATCCGTCCCGCCTCCCGCGTGCTGGTCGCGGCCCAGCCGCAGAGCGTGAGCTTCCGCTTCCTGCCGCGCCCGACACGGCCCGCGATCATCGCCGTGGCGAGCTCCGACTCCCTCGTCGTCATCGACAAGATGAGCGCCTATGGCCGCCGCGCCTTCCGGGTGATCGTGCCCCCCGCGACCTCCGTCGCGATCGCCGTGCAGGTCGCCAACACCGCCGAGCCGCCGGCGTTGCTCGCCTGGACCGAGCCGGCGCTCGCCAACCACAACCGCCAGCTCGCGATCTTCACGACGGCGGTCTGGGCGGTGATCGGCGCCGCCGCATTGCTCGCCGCCGGCCTCGCCGCCACCCTTGGGCACGCGCCGGCGCGCTGGGCCGCGATCACGCTCGCGCTGCTGCTGTTCGAGCGGCTGTCGGAGACCGGCCTGTTCGATGGCAGCCTCGCCACCGCCGTCGGCGGCCCCTATGGATTGATGGCGATGTTCGCGGGCCTCTCCCTCGCTGCGGGCGCGGCGCTCGCGGACGCCATCGTGCCGCTGGACGATCTGTGGCCCCGGCACGTCCGCCGTTTCCGCCTCGGCCTGCTCGGCATTTGCGCCATCTCGCTGCTCGCCTATCTCGGCATCCCCGGCGCCACGATCCTGGCCGACAGCTTCGTGGTGCTGGGCACGCCCGCCATCGCGGTCTACCTCGTCTATCGCGGCCGCCTCGGGGCGCAGGCCGCGCGGGTCGCCGCGCCCAGCGCACTGGTCCTCGCACTCGTCGCCTTGGCCTCCGCGGCCGCGACGCTCAACAACACCGGCGAGTCCTGGGCGACCTCCGCCGCCGGCGGATTCGCCGCTGCCGGGGCGCTGCTGCTCGCGCTCGCCGTCGCGGCGGGCGAGGGCATCGCGGTCCTGCCGTTCCAGTCCATCGCCGCGGCGCCCGAGGGCGAGCCCGACTATGTCCCGCTGCCGTCCGAACCGGCCGGCAGCGGGGGCTTCACCAGTCCGGCGGTGCTGGCCATCAGCGCCGCGCACCAGGGCGTCTTCGATCTCGATTTCGATTTCGAGGTCGTGAAGCTCAGCCGCGAGGCCGCGTCCCTGATCGGCATCACGGAATCGGGGGCGCGGGTCGGACACGAAGCCTGGCTGGCGCGCATCCATCCCGACGACCGCGACGTCTATTGGCAGGCGCTCGACGACTACCGCAGCCATCCCGGCATCGCCTTCCGCGTCGAATTCCGCGTCCGGCACGAGAACGGGCGCTATCCCTGGTTCGAGCTGCGCGCCACCATGCTGGGCGACCAGGCGCCCTCGACGCGCTGTCTCGGCCTGATCGCCGACGTCACGATGCGCAAGGAAGGCGAGGCCGAGCTGATGCAGCGCGCCCTGCGCGATCCGCTCACCGGCCTTGGCAACCGGGTCGCGCTGATGGAAGAGCTGGAGCAGCTCGGGCCGCGCTTCCCCGGCGCCACCTTCGCATTGCTCGATGTCGACCGTTTCAAATCCATCCATGCCAGCCTCGGCGACGCCGGCGGCGACGAGCTGCTCGCCCAGGTCGCAGATCGTCTGAGCAAGCGCTTCAAGGGCCGGGCGGACGTCTTCCGGGTCGGCGGCGACGCCTTCGCCATTCTCATCAGCCGCGGCAAGGCCGATGTGGCGGCGCTCGGCGCCGAGCTTCTGGAGACCTGTGCGGCGCCCTACGACCTGGATGGCCGCAGCATCTATGCGCAGGCGGGCATCGGCCTCGCGACCGGCCGCGACGCGCGCGACCCTTTCGACCTGCTCAAGAACGCCGAACTCGCGCTGCTCCAGGCCAAGCGGGCGGGCGGCGCCTGCGCCCGCACCTACACCCGCGACCTGGAATTGCTCGCGCCGGGCGACGCCGTCGCGCTGGAGACGGATTTGCGCCGCGCCGTCGAGGACCGCCAGCTCGAGCTCTACTATCAGCCCATCGTCCGCCTCGCCGACGAGTCCGTTGCGGGCTTCGAGGCGCTGCTGCGCTGGAACCATCCGACCAAGGGCCTGGTCTCACCGGTGGATTTCATCGCGCATTCCGAAGAGACCGGCACCATCGTCGCGCTCGGCCGCTTCGCGCTCGAGCGGGCGGCGCATGACGTGGCGCATTGGCAGCGCTTCTTCCCGCTCGAGCCGCCGCTGTTCGTCAGCGTCAACGTCTCGCGGCGCCAGTTGCGCGACGCCGATTTCACCGCCTTCCTCGGCACCTTGCTGCGGAACGAGGCCGTGGCCCCGGGAACGCTCAAGCTCGAAGTCACCGAGAGCGCTGTCGCCGCGTCGCACGATCTCCACGATGCGCTCGATCAATGTCGCGCGCTCGGAGCCGGCATCTCGATCGACGATTTCGGCACCGGCGTGTCGAGCCTCAGCCAGCTCAAGACGCTGCCCTTCGATACGATCAAGATCGACCAGAGCTTCCTCACCCGCCATGCCGACGGCGATGCCGCCGCGGACGGCGAGACGGTGCTCAAGTCGATCGTCTCGCTGGCGCACGACCTGGGCCGCAGCGTCGTGGTCGAAGGCGTCGAGAACGGCAAGGACGTCGCCTGGCTCAAGGCGCTCGGCTGCGAATTCGCGCAAGGCTATTATTTCTCGGAGCCGCTGCCGCCGGCCCAGGCGCTGCAATACATCGCCCTGCATTTCGGCTCAGGCGCGGCCGGCCTCCGAGGACAGGCCTGA
- a CDS encoding YqgE/AlgH family protein: protein MASFDPEQPQEAQGFLHGKLLIAMPSLADGPFERSVIFMCQHSQSGAMGLIVNKPIAQVTFRDLMQKMDIEVTPKTSERPVLFGGPVETDRGYVLHAAEPTTRSSTLPVTPQIALTPTVDMLRAIAEGRGPEQWLLALGYAGWGPGQIESEIAANGWIHCDADSDLVFEAEMDEKWRLAFGKLGAGLSGLSSEAGRA from the coding sequence ATGGCATCTTTCGATCCCGAGCAACCACAAGAGGCGCAGGGCTTTCTCCACGGCAAGCTGCTGATCGCCATGCCCAGCCTGGCCGACGGGCCGTTCGAGCGCAGCGTCATCTTCATGTGCCAGCATTCGCAGAGCGGCGCGATGGGACTGATCGTCAACAAGCCGATCGCACAGGTCACCTTCCGCGACCTGATGCAGAAAATGGACATCGAGGTGACGCCGAAGACGTCCGAGCGGCCGGTCCTGTTCGGCGGGCCGGTGGAGACCGATCGCGGCTATGTCCTGCATGCCGCCGAGCCGACCACGCGGTCGTCGACCCTGCCGGTGACGCCGCAGATCGCATTGACGCCGACCGTCGACATGCTGCGCGCCATCGCCGAAGGGCGCGGGCCGGAGCAATGGCTGCTCGCGCTCGGCTATGCCGGCTGGGGGCCCGGGCAGATCGAAAGCGAGATCGCGGCGAATGGCTGGATCCATTGCGACGCGGATTCGGACCTCGTGTTCGAAGCGGAGATGGACGAGAAATGGCGGCTCGCCTTCGGCAAGCTCGGCGCAGGCCTGTCAGGCCTGTCCTCGGAGGCCGGCCGCGCCTGA
- a CDS encoding peroxiredoxin, whose protein sequence is MTIHVGDKVPSATLMEMQDGGPKPVKTDDLFAGKKVVVFALPGAFTPTCSAKHVPGFVANFDALKAKGIDEIACVSVNDAFVMGAWGKDQKSDGKVRMLADGNGDFTRAVGLEMDGSRFGMGKRSQRYAMIVDNGVVKELNVEEPGAFEVSSAEHVLKQL, encoded by the coding sequence ATGACCATCCATGTCGGCGACAAGGTTCCTTCCGCAACCCTGATGGAGATGCAGGACGGCGGCCCCAAGCCGGTCAAGACCGACGATCTGTTCGCCGGCAAGAAGGTCGTGGTGTTCGCGCTCCCCGGCGCCTTCACGCCGACCTGCTCGGCCAAGCACGTGCCCGGCTTCGTCGCCAATTTCGACGCGCTGAAGGCCAAGGGGATCGACGAGATCGCCTGCGTCTCCGTCAACGACGCCTTCGTGATGGGCGCCTGGGGCAAGGACCAGAAGTCGGACGGCAAGGTCCGCATGCTCGCGGACGGCAATGGCGACTTCACCCGCGCGGTCGGCCTCGAGATGGACGGCAGCCGCTTCGGCATGGGCAAGCGCAGCCAGCGCTACGCCATGATCGTCGACAACGGCGTGGTGAAAGAGCTCAACGTCGAAGAGCCCGGCGCCTTCGAAGTGTCGAGCGCCGAGCATGTGCTGAAGCAGCTTTAA
- the rnhA gene encoding ribonuclease HI, with the protein MSKPAVEMFTDGACSGNPGPGGWGAILRAGANEKELSGGERATTNNRMEMMAVIQGLAALKTPSAVTIYTDSRYVLDGASKWLKNWKRNGWKTADKKPVKNDDLWRLLEVEMARHEIKWTWVRGHDGHVENERADALARGAIP; encoded by the coding sequence GTGAGCAAGCCTGCGGTCGAGATGTTCACGGACGGCGCCTGCTCGGGCAATCCGGGACCGGGCGGCTGGGGCGCCATCCTGCGCGCCGGTGCGAACGAGAAGGAATTGTCGGGCGGCGAGCGCGCCACGACCAACAACCGCATGGAGATGATGGCGGTGATCCAGGGACTGGCGGCGCTCAAGACGCCGTCGGCGGTCACGATCTACACGGACTCGCGCTATGTGCTAGACGGCGCCAGCAAGTGGCTGAAGAACTGGAAGCGCAACGGCTGGAAGACGGCGGACAAGAAGCCGGTGAAGAACGACGATCTGTGGCGGCTGCTGGAGGTCGAGATGGCGCGGCACGAGATCAAATGGACATGGGTCCGCGGCCATGACGGGCATGTCGAGAACGAGCGCGCGGATGCGCTGGCGAGAGGGGCGATTCCTTGA
- the thrB gene encoding homoserine kinase, translating into MAVYTDVSFEELEALLHDYDVGTPLSFKGIAEGVENSNFYLQTERGGYFLTLYEKRVQERDLPFFLGLMEHLAGRGIACPQPVRRRDGGQWSVVAGRPAALVTFLNGLSLRRPDVAHCAAAGEALARLHAAGQGFAIRRPNALGPSGWGDLVAKTAADADGIEPGLGALIADSHRVLLGAWPQGLPEGVIHADLFPDNVLFMNTTVSGLIDFYFACDDAYAYDLAIALNAWCFESDGAYNVTKGKALIAGYRARRALAAAEIEALPVLAAGAALRFLLTRLYDRINHDPNALVRPKEPRDFSRRLRFHRQVKTASEYGL; encoded by the coding sequence ATGGCGGTCTATACCGATGTGTCCTTCGAGGAGCTGGAAGCCCTGCTCCACGACTATGACGTGGGCACGCCGCTGAGCTTCAAGGGCATCGCCGAGGGCGTCGAGAACTCCAATTTCTACCTGCAGACCGAGCGCGGCGGCTATTTCCTCACCCTTTACGAGAAGCGGGTGCAGGAGCGCGATCTGCCGTTCTTCCTGGGGTTGATGGAGCATCTGGCCGGGCGCGGCATCGCCTGCCCGCAGCCGGTCCGTCGCCGCGACGGAGGGCAGTGGAGCGTGGTGGCCGGGCGGCCCGCCGCACTGGTGACGTTCCTGAACGGCTTGTCCTTGCGGCGGCCGGACGTCGCGCATTGCGCCGCAGCCGGCGAGGCGCTGGCACGGCTGCACGCGGCCGGCCAAGGTTTCGCGATCCGCCGACCGAACGCGCTCGGACCCTCGGGCTGGGGCGATCTGGTCGCGAAGACCGCGGCGGACGCCGACGGCATCGAGCCGGGCCTGGGCGCGCTGATCGCCGACAGCCATCGGGTCTTGCTCGGCGCCTGGCCGCAGGGCCTGCCCGAAGGGGTGATCCACGCCGACCTGTTTCCCGACAATGTGCTGTTCATGAACACGACCGTGTCGGGACTGATCGATTTCTATTTCGCCTGCGACGACGCCTATGCCTATGACCTCGCGATCGCACTGAACGCCTGGTGCTTCGAGAGCGACGGCGCCTACAACGTCACCAAGGGCAAGGCGCTGATCGCGGGCTATCGCGCGCGGCGCGCCTTGGCGGCGGCGGAGATCGAGGCGCTGCCGGTGCTGGCGGCGGGTGCGGCGCTGCGCTTCCTGCTGACGCGGCTCTACGACCGGATCAACCACGACCCCAATGCGCTGGTGCGGCCGAAGGAGCCGCGCGACTTCTCGCGCCGGCTGCGTTTCCATCGCCAGGTGAAGACCGCTTCGGAGTACGGATTGTGA
- the argS gene encoding arginine--tRNA ligase, whose product MTALLAELSAIAGAAFAAEGLSPGFGQVQRSDRADLAQFQCNGALAAAKLAKTNPRAVAETVAARLKADPLFAKVEIAGPGFINLDLTDAALVARGQALADDPELGAPDTGAGKAVVLDFGGANIAKPMHVGHLRSAIIGDSLQRLYRANGWTVTSDIHLGDWGLQMGQLISEIAHRGIAPVYFDAGFTGPYPDASPVTMDDLEELYPAASAACKADETRLAEARQATAELQAGRPGYRALWKHFFEVSKVGLDREYGSLGVHFDLWKGEASVDPITVPMVEDLKARQIAIESEGAVVIPVERNTDKKAMPPLILVKQDGAVLYGTTDLATIIDRVRAQDPDLILYVVDQRQHLHFEQVFRAAEKAGIAGKAVLEHAGFGTMNGTDGKPFKTRAGGVMKLFDLIAMVTAEAEKRLEEAGIGADYPAEERADIARKVGVATLKFADLSNWRLTDYIFDIERFSKFEGKTGPYLQYAAVRIQSILRRAAEQGFAVGRPAIRSVEERNLFLQLLALPDAMAAAEKARAPNVLCEYAFDLAQRYSRFYAEHHILSEADAEVRAARLGLGKLTLDVLIKVLALLGIEVPERM is encoded by the coding sequence ATGACCGCGCTGCTGGCCGAGCTGAGCGCGATCGCGGGAGCGGCGTTCGCGGCCGAAGGGCTTTCGCCGGGCTTCGGCCAGGTGCAGCGTTCCGACCGCGCCGACCTCGCGCAATTCCAGTGCAATGGCGCGCTCGCCGCCGCCAAGCTCGCGAAGACCAATCCGCGCGCCGTCGCCGAGACGGTGGCGGCGCGGCTGAAAGCCGATCCGCTCTTCGCCAAGGTCGAGATCGCCGGTCCCGGCTTCATCAATCTCGATCTCACCGACGCGGCGCTGGTCGCGCGCGGCCAGGCACTGGCCGACGATCCGGAACTCGGCGCGCCGGACACCGGCGCCGGCAAGGCGGTCGTGCTCGACTTCGGCGGGGCGAACATCGCCAAGCCGATGCATGTCGGGCATCTGCGCTCTGCGATCATCGGCGACAGCCTGCAGCGGCTCTATCGCGCCAATGGCTGGACGGTGACCAGCGACATCCATCTGGGCGATTGGGGCCTGCAGATGGGTCAGCTGATTTCGGAGATCGCGCATCGCGGCATCGCGCCGGTCTATTTCGACGCCGGCTTCACCGGTCCCTATCCGGACGCGTCGCCCGTCACGATGGACGACCTGGAGGAGCTCTATCCGGCCGCCTCCGCCGCCTGCAAGGCCGACGAGACGCGTCTCGCCGAAGCGCGCCAGGCGACCGCCGAGCTCCAGGCCGGCCGGCCCGGCTACCGCGCGTTGTGGAAACACTTCTTCGAGGTCTCGAAGGTCGGCCTCGACCGCGAATACGGCAGCCTCGGCGTCCATTTCGATCTGTGGAAGGGCGAAGCCAGCGTCGATCCCATCACCGTCCCCATGGTCGAAGACCTGAAGGCGCGGCAAATCGCGATCGAAAGCGAAGGCGCCGTGGTCATTCCCGTCGAGCGCAACACCGACAAGAAGGCGATGCCGCCGCTGATCCTGGTCAAGCAGGACGGCGCGGTGCTGTACGGCACGACCGACCTCGCGACCATCATCGACCGCGTGCGGGCGCAGGACCCCGATCTCATCCTTTATGTCGTCGACCAGCGCCAGCATCTGCATTTCGAGCAGGTCTTCCGCGCCGCGGAGAAGGCCGGCATCGCGGGCAAGGCCGTGCTCGAACATGCCGGCTTCGGCACGATGAACGGCACCGACGGCAAGCCCTTCAAGACCCGCGCCGGCGGCGTGATGAAGCTGTTCGACCTCATCGCGATGGTGACGGCTGAGGCGGAGAAGCGCCTTGAGGAAGCCGGCATCGGCGCCGACTATCCGGCCGAGGAGCGCGCCGACATCGCGCGCAAGGTCGGTGTCGCCACGCTGAAATTCGCCGACCTCTCGAACTGGCGCCTGACCGACTATATCTTCGACATCGAGCGCTTCTCGAAATTCGAGGGCAAGACCGGTCCCTATCTGCAATATGCCGCGGTCCGCATCCAGTCGATCCTGCGCCGCGCGGCCGAGCAGGGCTTTGCAGTGGGCCGGCCCGCGATCCGCTCGGTCGAGGAGCGCAACCTGTTCCTCCAGCTCCTCGCGCTGCCCGACGCGATGGCCGCGGCCGAGAAGGCCAGGGCGCCGAACGTGCTGTGCGAATACGCTTTCGACCTCGCCCAGCGCTACAGCCGCTTCTATGCCGAGCATCACATCCTGTCCGAAGCGGACGCGGAGGTCCGCGCCGCGCGCCTGGGCTTGGGCAAGCTCACGCTCGACGTCCTGATAAAGGTTTTGGCGCTCCTCGGCATCGAAGTTCCGGAAAGAATGTGA